One Pseudomonas muyukensis DNA segment encodes these proteins:
- a CDS encoding YebG family protein: MAVEVVYRSSRDPERLFMDKAEADRHDKMLELAERLAEVLHKAVPSLSEQQVEEAGIYMAKNRDVFARAFKSQPDALSELLEGAAAE; this comes from the coding sequence ATGGCCGTCGAAGTGGTGTACCGCAGCAGCCGCGATCCGGAGCGCCTGTTCATGGATAAGGCCGAAGCAGACCGTCACGACAAGATGCTCGAGCTGGCCGAGCGCCTGGCCGAGGTGCTGCACAAGGCGGTGCCGTCGCTGAGCGAGCAACAGGTCGAGGAGGCCGGTATCTACATGGCCAAGAACCGCGATGTCTTCGCCCGTGCGTTCAAGAGCCAGCCCGATGCACTGTCGGAGCTGCTCGAAGGCGCCGCGGCCGAGTAA